The following are encoded together in the Mumia sp. Pv4-285 genome:
- a CDS encoding ABC transporter ATP-binding protein: MTADATAVRRGSAHLEGFGWRPLGRREPVVHDLDLQIEPGERVLLAGPSGAGKSTVLRALAGVLGSAGSGDELGQVHVEGRIGLLMQNPADAVVAERIGRDVAFGLENAGVARDEIWRRVRRALEAVRLPYDVDHPTAALSGGEQQRLALAGVLASDADVLLLDEPTSMLDPPNADAVRRCVLDAVERTGATLVVVEHRIGPWLAHVDRVVVLNSEGAVVRDTDPATFAAEPAELAARGVWMPGVGAPTPEEPQPALVVPPREVPHLVTDAISVDLRRTSMRGSTVTPALRGVTTELWPGAVTAFTGPSGAGKSTLVATLAGLVAPTTGAVSGIGGSRPLHRLRSRDLARLIGWVPQNPEHGFLTSRVLDEAAATGARTGVTVDAAAVLAHLGLGALSDANPYRLSGGEQRRLATAAALAHRPPVVLLDEPTVGQDRLTWAAVVGWIRAAASAGAAVGIATHDPDLIALADHVVSLEAGEVVR; this comes from the coding sequence ATGACCGCGGACGCCACCGCCGTACGACGGGGGTCGGCGCACCTCGAGGGGTTCGGGTGGCGGCCCCTCGGCCGCCGCGAGCCCGTCGTGCACGACCTCGACCTGCAGATCGAGCCGGGCGAGCGGGTGCTCCTCGCGGGACCGTCGGGCGCCGGGAAGTCCACGGTGCTCCGAGCGCTGGCCGGGGTGCTCGGCAGCGCCGGCTCCGGTGACGAGCTCGGCCAGGTGCACGTCGAGGGCAGGATCGGCCTCCTGATGCAGAACCCGGCCGACGCGGTGGTGGCCGAGCGGATCGGTCGCGACGTCGCGTTCGGGCTCGAGAACGCAGGCGTCGCGCGCGACGAGATCTGGCGGCGGGTCCGGCGGGCGCTCGAGGCGGTACGGCTGCCCTACGACGTCGACCATCCGACTGCTGCCCTCTCCGGCGGTGAGCAGCAGCGCCTGGCGCTCGCGGGAGTCCTCGCGAGCGACGCCGACGTGCTGCTCCTGGACGAACCGACGTCGATGCTGGACCCGCCCAACGCCGACGCCGTACGCCGCTGCGTGCTCGACGCCGTCGAGCGGACCGGTGCCACTCTGGTCGTCGTCGAGCACCGGATCGGCCCGTGGCTCGCGCACGTCGACCGCGTGGTCGTCCTGAACTCCGAGGGCGCCGTGGTCCGCGACACCGACCCCGCGACCTTCGCTGCCGAGCCCGCGGAGCTCGCCGCGCGCGGGGTGTGGATGCCGGGGGTCGGCGCGCCGACCCCCGAGGAACCGCAGCCGGCGCTCGTCGTCCCGCCCCGGGAGGTGCCGCACCTCGTCACCGATGCGATCAGCGTCGACCTGCGCCGTACGTCGATGCGGGGCAGCACGGTCACGCCGGCCCTCCGGGGAGTGACCACCGAGCTGTGGCCGGGGGCGGTCACGGCGTTCACGGGCCCGAGCGGTGCCGGGAAGTCGACGCTCGTGGCGACCCTGGCCGGCCTCGTGGCCCCGACGACGGGCGCGGTCTCCGGGATCGGCGGCAGCCGCCCGCTCCACCGGCTGCGCTCGCGCGACCTCGCCCGCCTGATCGGCTGGGTCCCGCAGAACCCCGAGCACGGGTTCCTCACGTCCCGGGTCCTCGACGAGGCGGCGGCGACGGGCGCGCGTACGGGTGTGACGGTCGACGCGGCCGCCGTCCTCGCGCACCTCGGGCTCGGCGCACTCTCGGACGCCAACCCGTACCGCCTGTCGGGCGGCGAGCAGCGGCGTCTCGCGACCGCGGCGGCACTCGCGCACCGTCCGCCCGTGGTGCTGCTGGACGAGCCGACGGTCGGACAGGACCGGCTGACCTGGGCGGCGGTCGTGGGATGGATCCGCGCCGCCGCGTCAGCCGGGGCCGCCGTCGGCATCGCGACCCACGATCCCGACCTCATCGCTCTCGCGGACCACGTGGTGTCCCTCGAGGCGGGGGAGGTCGTCCGATGA
- a CDS encoding ankyrin repeat domain-containing protein codes for MTGGSSNEADEVAAQLFDMVRAGQADSLLSHVEAGVPVNLTDATGNSLLTLAAYHGHADIVQRLVDAGADVNRLNDRGQSPLAGAIFKGEELVVSVLIGAGADPDLGEPSARAIAAMFGRESLLT; via the coding sequence ATGACCGGTGGATCCAGCAACGAGGCAGACGAGGTCGCGGCCCAGCTGTTCGACATGGTGCGCGCCGGCCAGGCCGACAGCCTGCTCTCCCACGTCGAGGCAGGCGTGCCGGTCAACCTCACCGACGCCACCGGCAACTCCTTGCTGACCCTCGCCGCGTACCACGGCCACGCCGACATCGTGCAGCGCCTCGTCGACGCCGGAGCCGACGTCAACCGGCTCAACGACCGCGGTCAGAGCCCTCTCGCCGGGGCGATCTTCAAGGGCGAGGAGCTCGTCGTCTCGGTGCTGATCGGGGCGGGCGCCGACCCCGATCTCGGTGAGCCGTCGGCTCGTGCGATCGCGGCGATGTTCGGCCGCGAGAGCCTCCTCACGTAG
- a CDS encoding ABC transporter permease yields MARRTPRSSAALSFPVWAWLVFFVFTPLALVVWYSFGYKPDLFTAVSTDHLSFDRYGQVLDGAFMTMFWATLRIAVAGTLLCLLVAVPFAYWMAVKVDPRWRPLLLALVLVPFWTNFLVRTIGWQIILAPNGMASDVLNAIGILDGPLDILYTRSAVQLGVVYNYLPLMILPLYVVFERLDPSQREASRDLGAGRLRTFFAVTVPDALPGIASGCLLVFIPLMGDYLTASVLGGARGTMVGQVVARQFTSAQNWALGAAMAVTLMAFVLLTVLIAAAVFLLLRAAVRRARHLDLGVTS; encoded by the coding sequence GTGGCACGTCGCACGCCGCGCAGCAGCGCCGCGCTCTCGTTCCCCGTGTGGGCCTGGCTCGTGTTCTTCGTCTTCACGCCGCTCGCGCTCGTCGTCTGGTACTCGTTCGGCTACAAGCCGGACCTCTTCACCGCGGTCTCGACCGACCACCTGTCGTTCGACCGGTACGGCCAGGTGCTCGACGGCGCCTTCATGACGATGTTCTGGGCGACCCTGCGGATCGCCGTCGCCGGCACGCTGCTGTGCCTGCTCGTCGCCGTCCCGTTCGCCTACTGGATGGCGGTCAAGGTCGACCCGCGGTGGCGTCCGCTGCTGCTGGCGCTCGTCCTCGTCCCGTTCTGGACCAACTTCCTCGTCCGAACCATCGGCTGGCAGATCATCCTCGCGCCGAACGGGATGGCGAGCGACGTGCTGAACGCGATCGGCATCCTCGACGGACCGCTCGACATCCTCTACACCCGCAGCGCCGTCCAGCTCGGCGTCGTCTACAACTACCTGCCGCTGATGATCCTGCCGCTCTACGTCGTCTTCGAGCGGCTCGACCCGAGCCAGCGCGAGGCGAGCCGTGACCTCGGCGCGGGCCGGCTGCGCACCTTCTTCGCCGTGACGGTGCCGGACGCGCTCCCGGGCATCGCCTCGGGCTGCCTGCTCGTGTTCATCCCGCTGATGGGCGACTACCTGACCGCGTCCGTCCTCGGCGGAGCGCGAGGAACGATGGTCGGACAGGTCGTCGCACGTCAGTTCACGTCCGCCCAGAACTGGGCGCTCGGTGCGGCGATGGCGGTCACCTTGATGGCGTTCGTGCTGCTCACGGTGCTGATCGCGGCCGCGGTCTTCCTGCTCCTGCGTGCCGCTGTCCGAAGAGCCCGCCACCTGGACCTGGGAGTGACCTCATGA
- a CDS encoding aspartate aminotransferase family protein: MTNRTYELDRAHVFHSWSAQASLTPMVIESAEGSYVTDDQGQRFLDFSSQLVFTNIGHQHPRVVKAIQDQAATLCTIAPQHANAARSEAAHLIAGLAPDGMEHVFFTNGGADAVEHAVRMARLHTGRRKVLSRYRSYHGGTQTAVNLTGDPRRWPNDYGADGVVHFFGPLLYRSEFHATTEAEECERALTHLENTIRMEGPDTIAAIILETIPGTAGIMPPPPGYLEGVRELCDRYGIVWIADEVMAGFGRTGTWFAVDLYDAKPDLITFAKGVTSGYVPLGGVIISEPIYATFADRVYPGGLTYSGHPLACAAAVATIETMQDEQMVEHAAMLGAEAFGPGLAELKERHACVGEVRGVGAFWALELVADRETREPLAPYGGSSPAMNEIVAACKKNGLLPFVNYNRIHVVPALNIDIDEARSGLAILDEALSVGDAHVAR; the protein is encoded by the coding sequence ATGACCAACCGCACGTACGAGCTCGACCGCGCCCACGTCTTCCACTCGTGGTCGGCGCAGGCATCGCTGACGCCGATGGTGATCGAGAGCGCCGAGGGGAGCTACGTCACCGACGACCAGGGGCAGCGGTTCCTGGACTTCTCCTCGCAGCTGGTGTTCACCAACATCGGGCACCAGCACCCGCGTGTGGTGAAGGCGATCCAGGACCAGGCCGCGACTCTGTGCACGATCGCGCCGCAGCACGCCAACGCCGCACGCTCGGAGGCCGCACACCTGATCGCCGGTCTCGCCCCCGACGGGATGGAGCACGTCTTCTTCACCAACGGCGGAGCCGACGCGGTCGAGCACGCCGTACGCATGGCTCGGCTGCACACCGGGCGTCGCAAGGTGCTCAGCCGCTACCGCTCGTACCACGGCGGCACCCAGACCGCGGTGAACCTCACGGGCGATCCGCGGCGCTGGCCGAACGACTACGGCGCAGACGGGGTCGTGCACTTCTTCGGGCCGTTACTCTACCGCTCCGAGTTCCACGCGACGACGGAGGCCGAGGAGTGCGAGCGCGCGCTCACGCACCTCGAGAACACGATCCGGATGGAGGGCCCGGACACGATCGCGGCGATCATCCTCGAGACCATCCCGGGCACCGCCGGCATCATGCCGCCGCCGCCCGGCTACCTCGAGGGCGTGCGTGAGCTGTGCGACCGCTACGGCATCGTCTGGATCGCCGACGAGGTGATGGCCGGCTTCGGACGCACCGGCACGTGGTTCGCCGTCGACCTGTACGACGCCAAGCCCGACCTCATCACCTTCGCCAAGGGCGTGACGTCCGGCTACGTGCCGCTGGGCGGCGTGATCATCTCCGAGCCGATCTACGCGACGTTCGCCGACCGCGTCTACCCCGGCGGCCTCACCTACTCCGGTCACCCGCTCGCCTGCGCCGCGGCGGTCGCCACGATCGAGACGATGCAGGACGAGCAGATGGTCGAGCACGCCGCCATGCTCGGCGCCGAGGCGTTCGGGCCCGGTCTCGCCGAGCTCAAGGAACGCCACGCGTGCGTCGGCGAGGTCCGCGGCGTCGGGGCGTTCTGGGCGCTCGAGCTGGTGGCCGACCGCGAGACCCGCGAACCCCTCGCTCCGTACGGCGGATCGAGCCCGGCGATGAACGAGATCGTCGCCGCATGCAAGAAGAACGGGTTGCTCCCGTTCGTCAACTACAACCGCATCCACGTCGTCCCGGCGCTCAACATCGACATCGACGAGGCGCGTTCCGGCCTGGCGATCCTCGACGAGGCGCTGTCGGTCGGCGATGCGCATGTCGCCCGCTGA
- a CDS encoding polyamine ABC transporter substrate-binding protein has translation MSRRRASDPVRVLAPRAEAGRISRRALLGGFAVIGTASLLGCGSRSMASTASPDGTLEGRLNVYSWGDYESPDNIRAFREANDVTVQVDAFASNEEMIAKIGASRGTSGYDVLVPSGQFVPMMVANDLLSKLDHSLLPNLANIEPAFTDQPWDPGNAYTVPKAWGTTGFAYDRTKVDGRPRSWQDFLDVAAGQASGSVSLLDDPWEVTSIYFGAKGIDPNTTDPADLDAAEAYLTEELAPHVRNFNSAPTQSVIQNELALLQMYNGDARLAFGESDDPDRWRFVYPTPTANLWVDTWALARGAQHVDSAHAFIDFMLDPEVAIGEVDWNGYPTGVAGQRALAEEWELDMLDLIFPPDKVVARLTPAELTDAQDRLTSILEQVQAKAG, from the coding sequence GTGAGCCGGCGCCGGGCGTCGGACCCCGTGCGGGTCCTCGCTCCGCGCGCGGAGGCCGGCCGCATCAGCCGACGGGCGCTGCTCGGCGGGTTCGCCGTGATCGGCACCGCGTCGCTGCTCGGGTGCGGGAGCAGGTCGATGGCCAGCACGGCCTCGCCCGACGGCACGCTCGAGGGGCGGCTGAACGTCTACTCGTGGGGCGACTACGAGAGCCCCGACAACATCCGCGCCTTCCGCGAGGCCAACGACGTCACCGTCCAGGTCGACGCCTTCGCCTCGAACGAGGAGATGATCGCGAAGATCGGCGCGAGCCGCGGCACCAGCGGGTACGACGTGCTGGTCCCGTCCGGCCAGTTCGTCCCGATGATGGTCGCGAACGACCTCCTGTCGAAGCTCGACCACAGCCTGCTCCCGAACCTCGCGAACATCGAGCCGGCGTTCACCGACCAGCCGTGGGACCCGGGCAACGCGTACACCGTCCCGAAGGCGTGGGGGACGACCGGCTTCGCGTACGACCGCACGAAGGTCGACGGACGTCCCCGGTCGTGGCAGGACTTCCTCGACGTCGCTGCGGGACAGGCGAGCGGGTCGGTCTCGCTGCTCGACGACCCCTGGGAGGTGACCTCGATCTACTTCGGGGCGAAGGGGATCGACCCCAACACGACCGACCCTGCCGACCTCGACGCGGCGGAGGCGTACCTCACCGAGGAGCTCGCCCCGCACGTGCGGAACTTCAACTCGGCGCCGACGCAGAGCGTCATCCAGAACGAGCTGGCACTGCTCCAGATGTACAACGGCGACGCCCGCCTCGCGTTCGGCGAGAGCGACGACCCCGATCGCTGGCGCTTCGTCTATCCGACGCCCACCGCGAACCTGTGGGTCGATACGTGGGCGCTGGCGCGGGGCGCGCAGCACGTCGACTCGGCGCACGCGTTCATCGACTTCATGCTCGACCCGGAGGTCGCGATCGGTGAGGTCGACTGGAACGGCTACCCGACCGGCGTCGCGGGTCAGCGAGCGCTCGCCGAGGAGTGGGAGCTCGACATGCTCGACCTGATCTTCCCGCCCGACAAGGTGGTCGCCCGGCTGACGCCCGCCGAGCTCACCGACGCCCAGGACCGGCTCACGTCGATCCTCGAGCAGGTCCAGGCGAAGGCGGGGTGA
- a CDS encoding NAD(P)/FAD-dependent oxidoreductase has protein sequence MSPADRGQRRTAEPTVFERNAPSPALVEASLAGAQDGCFWLDDVEDSVAYPVLDQAHDADLLVVGGGYTGLWTAVKAKLRNPAARVVLLEAQTVGWAASGRNGGFCDASLTHGEDNGRTRWPDEYDTLERLGQENLESLAKAVDALGIDCELERTGSLDVAVEPHQVAWLEEGGGEVLDTAGVRQHVNSPTYLAGVWHRDSTAMVHPAKLAKELARVAVGLGVEIFENSAAESLEAPGRSGPVLVRTPRGSVRADRVALATNVFPSLLARTRLMTVPVYDYALMTEPLSAAQLDAVGWRNRQGVGDMANQFHYYRLSADNRILFGGYDAVYHYGRKVRSAYEDRPETYRTLAAHLLTTFPQLEGIRFTHRWAGAIDTSTQFCAFHGLAKSGRVAYSAGFTGLGVAATHFAADVMLDRLSGERTPRTELAMVRKKPLPFPPEPAAAVGINLTRWALDRADHRAGERNAWLRALDAAGLGFDS, from the coding sequence ATGTCGCCCGCTGACCGAGGACAGCGCCGCACCGCAGAGCCCACCGTCTTCGAGCGCAACGCGCCGTCGCCGGCACTCGTCGAGGCGTCGCTGGCCGGCGCCCAGGACGGCTGCTTCTGGCTCGACGACGTCGAGGACTCGGTGGCGTACCCGGTCCTCGACCAGGCGCACGACGCCGACCTTCTCGTCGTCGGCGGCGGCTACACCGGCCTCTGGACGGCGGTGAAGGCCAAGCTGCGCAACCCCGCCGCACGCGTCGTCCTGCTCGAGGCGCAGACCGTGGGATGGGCGGCGTCGGGACGCAACGGGGGGTTCTGCGACGCCAGCCTGACCCACGGGGAGGACAACGGCCGTACGCGCTGGCCCGACGAGTACGACACGCTCGAGCGGCTCGGCCAGGAGAACCTCGAGTCGCTCGCGAAGGCCGTCGACGCACTCGGCATCGACTGCGAGCTCGAGCGGACCGGCAGCCTCGACGTGGCCGTCGAGCCGCACCAGGTCGCGTGGCTCGAGGAGGGTGGCGGGGAGGTCCTCGACACTGCCGGCGTGCGCCAGCATGTGAACAGCCCGACCTACCTCGCCGGCGTCTGGCACCGCGACTCGACCGCGATGGTGCATCCCGCCAAGCTCGCCAAAGAGCTGGCCCGGGTGGCAGTGGGGCTCGGTGTCGAGATCTTCGAGAACAGCGCGGCAGAGTCGCTGGAGGCGCCGGGTCGGAGCGGCCCGGTGCTGGTCCGCACGCCCCGCGGTTCGGTGCGCGCCGACCGGGTCGCGCTGGCCACGAACGTCTTCCCGTCCCTGCTCGCCCGGACGCGTCTGATGACCGTGCCGGTGTACGACTACGCGCTGATGACCGAGCCGCTGTCGGCCGCGCAGCTCGACGCGGTCGGCTGGCGCAACCGCCAAGGCGTCGGCGACATGGCGAACCAGTTCCACTACTACCGGCTCTCGGCGGACAACCGGATCCTGTTCGGCGGCTACGACGCCGTCTACCACTACGGGCGCAAGGTCCGCTCGGCGTACGAGGACCGCCCCGAGACCTACCGCACGCTGGCCGCGCACCTGCTCACGACGTTCCCCCAGCTCGAGGGGATCCGTTTCACCCACCGCTGGGCGGGCGCCATCGACACGTCGACGCAGTTCTGTGCCTTCCACGGTCTGGCGAAGTCGGGTCGCGTCGCGTACTCCGCGGGGTTCACGGGCCTGGGCGTCGCGGCCACGCACTTCGCCGCCGACGTCATGCTCGACCGGCTCAGCGGAGAACGCACCCCTCGGACCGAGCTCGCGATGGTGCGCAAGAAGCCGCTGCCGTTCCCACCGGAGCCGGCGGCAGCGGTCGGCATCAACCTCACGCGGTGGGCTCTCGACCGGGCGGACCACCGCGCCGGCGAGCGCAACGCGTGGCTGCGCGCGCTCGACGCCGCGGGGCTCGGATTCGACTCGTGA
- a CDS encoding ECF transporter S component, which yields MADAVRPRTRPRPLRSAWTESVHYRTIDLVTVAMLGVAIGVVFWGWNQLYAVVSTASVFAFPPSIGLISGPWLLGGVVGGLVVRKAGAAFGTEVIAAMVALLLGNQWGMSSILSGVVQGIGAEIVFAILLWRRWGVVAAALAGTVSALCAVAYEWNVYWADWGTDWKLVYAAFFALSGAVVAGVGGWFLVRALAPTGALDAFGAGREYHDRDARSSA from the coding sequence ATGGCTGATGCCGTACGCCCGAGGACCCGTCCCCGCCCGCTCCGCAGCGCGTGGACCGAGTCCGTCCACTACCGCACGATCGACCTGGTCACGGTCGCGATGCTCGGCGTCGCGATCGGGGTCGTGTTCTGGGGCTGGAACCAGCTGTACGCGGTGGTCAGCACCGCGTCCGTCTTCGCGTTCCCGCCCAGCATCGGGCTGATCTCCGGCCCCTGGCTCCTCGGCGGCGTGGTCGGCGGGCTCGTCGTCCGCAAGGCGGGCGCCGCCTTCGGCACCGAGGTGATCGCCGCGATGGTCGCGCTCCTGCTCGGCAACCAGTGGGGGATGTCGTCGATCCTGTCCGGGGTGGTGCAGGGCATCGGCGCCGAGATCGTGTTCGCGATCCTGCTGTGGCGCCGGTGGGGCGTCGTCGCCGCCGCGCTCGCCGGCACCGTGTCGGCGCTGTGCGCGGTCGCGTACGAGTGGAACGTCTACTGGGCCGACTGGGGCACCGACTGGAAGCTGGTCTACGCCGCCTTCTTCGCGCTTTCCGGTGCGGTCGTCGCCGGGGTCGGCGGGTGGTTCCTCGTCCGTGCGCTCGCGCCGACGGGTGCGCTCGACGCGTTCGGCGCCGGTCGCGAGTACCACGACCGCGACGCCCGCTCGTCGGCATGA
- a CDS encoding ABC transporter ATP-binding protein has protein sequence MSTTTVSLRGVSKSYGSVTAVDGLDLDIAEGEFLSLLGPSGCGKTTLLRMIGGFEEPDSGDVLLSGESVVGVPPNRRAVNTVFQAYALFPHMTVAENVAYGLRQRRAGQPRPSKGEIAERVQESLALVRMSEYAERRPKKLSGGQQQRVALARAIVNRPEVLLLDEPLSALDRNLREQMQVELKLIQRQVGITFVFVTHDQSEALSMSDRIVVMNAGHIEQVGTPQQVYGKPATAFVAGFIGTQNFTDGIVKGGVVVADGVTYAPTRSALDGLDDGRTVRVAVRAEAVTVVAEPPPVGTANTAVGTLAGTSFLGDVVQHVVLCEDGREILARTAAAGAPPLATGSPVGVSWAPDAVHVYPADPS, from the coding sequence ATGAGCACCACCACGGTCTCGCTGCGCGGGGTCTCGAAGTCGTACGGCTCGGTCACCGCCGTCGACGGGCTCGACCTCGACATCGCCGAGGGCGAGTTCCTCTCCCTCCTCGGCCCGTCGGGCTGCGGCAAGACGACGCTCCTGCGGATGATCGGCGGCTTCGAGGAGCCCGACTCCGGTGACGTCCTGCTGTCCGGCGAGTCGGTCGTCGGGGTGCCACCGAACCGGCGCGCCGTCAACACCGTCTTCCAGGCGTACGCACTCTTCCCGCACATGACCGTCGCCGAGAACGTCGCCTACGGGCTGCGGCAGCGGCGGGCCGGCCAGCCGCGGCCCAGCAAGGGGGAGATCGCCGAGCGGGTCCAGGAGTCCCTCGCCCTGGTGCGGATGAGCGAGTACGCCGAGCGCCGGCCCAAGAAGCTCTCCGGCGGACAGCAGCAGCGGGTCGCGCTCGCGCGGGCGATCGTGAACCGGCCCGAGGTGCTGCTGCTCGACGAGCCCCTCTCGGCGCTCGACCGCAACCTGCGCGAGCAGATGCAGGTCGAGCTCAAGCTGATCCAGCGGCAGGTGGGGATCACCTTCGTCTTCGTCACCCACGACCAGTCCGAGGCGCTCTCGATGAGCGACCGGATCGTCGTGATGAACGCCGGCCACATCGAGCAGGTCGGCACGCCGCAGCAGGTGTACGGGAAGCCGGCCACCGCCTTCGTCGCCGGGTTCATCGGCACACAGAACTTCACCGACGGCATCGTCAAGGGCGGCGTCGTCGTCGCGGACGGCGTGACCTACGCGCCGACGCGCTCGGCGCTCGACGGTCTCGACGACGGGCGTACGGTCCGGGTCGCGGTCCGCGCGGAGGCCGTCACCGTCGTCGCCGAGCCGCCGCCCGTGGGCACCGCCAACACTGCCGTCGGGACGCTCGCCGGGACCTCCTTCCTCGGCGACGTCGTGCAGCACGTCGTGCTCTGCGAGGACGGGCGCGAGATCCTCGCGCGCACCGCCGCCGCGGGAGCCCCGCCGCTCGCGACCGGGTCGCCGGTCGGCGTGTCGTGGGCCCCCGACGCCGTCCACGTCTACCCGGCGGACCCCTCGTGA
- a CDS encoding ABC transporter permease, which translates to MRRSRRDGIDLGLAVFGVLVFVFLFLPILVIVVYSFNTGRLLGAWDSFGFAAYSRAWNNPVIGDAVRTSLVTGVLASLVSTVLGTIGGVALARARTGARWAGVLTALLAVTLITPEVIDGISILPWLVTLGTDGGLSIVNNGMVRLIIVHTSLALAVVTFIVRARLRGMDEQIEEAAADLYATPWNRFRQITLPLAWPGIFAGALMAFTLSLDNTIVASFVQVPGYTPWPVYVFGTLKVGLRPEIAAVSSVLLLLTLAALAVVWAVLRRSGDDNTSVAATLTGG; encoded by the coding sequence ATGAGGCGCAGCCGCCGTGACGGGATCGACCTCGGGCTGGCCGTGTTCGGGGTGCTCGTCTTCGTGTTCCTCTTCCTGCCGATCCTCGTGATCGTCGTCTACTCGTTCAACACCGGACGCCTGCTCGGGGCGTGGGACAGCTTCGGCTTCGCGGCGTACAGCCGTGCGTGGAACAACCCGGTGATCGGCGACGCGGTCCGTACGTCGCTGGTGACGGGTGTGCTCGCGTCGCTGGTGTCGACGGTGCTCGGGACCATCGGCGGCGTGGCCCTCGCCCGTGCCCGGACGGGTGCGCGGTGGGCCGGGGTCCTGACGGCGCTCCTCGCGGTCACGCTGATCACGCCGGAGGTCATCGACGGCATCTCGATCCTGCCGTGGCTGGTCACCCTCGGCACCGACGGTGGGCTGTCGATCGTCAACAACGGCATGGTGCGCCTGATCATCGTGCACACGTCGCTGGCGCTGGCCGTCGTCACGTTCATCGTGCGCGCGCGCCTGCGGGGCATGGACGAGCAGATCGAGGAGGCGGCCGCCGACCTGTACGCGACTCCGTGGAACCGGTTCCGCCAGATCACGCTCCCGCTGGCGTGGCCCGGCATCTTCGCCGGTGCGCTGATGGCGTTCACCCTGAGCCTCGACAACACCATCGTGGCGTCGTTCGTGCAGGTCCCGGGCTACACGCCGTGGCCCGTCTACGTGTTCGGGACGCTCAAGGTCGGACTGCGTCCGGAGATCGCAGCCGTGTCGTCTGTCCTGCTCCTGCTCACGCTCGCGGCGCTCGCTGTCGTGTGGGCCGTCCTGAGACGGTCCGGCGACGACAACACGTCGGTCGCCGCGACGCTGACCGGAGGGTGA
- a CDS encoding SGNH/GDSL hydrolase family protein, producing the protein MTPSWTARPRLLGARRRTRFVAALVLALVSVLLVLDVGADASGSEAARCARFAADALDRRSEPVLGSGDRVVVIGDSWSAGLGLDDPTEAWTSRVPGRVSVDAFSGSGYSRLASPCAGAWFARRASRAVAGGADLVVVAGGLNDADQPVAALRSGFARVMRAVEGPRVVVVGPASAPARTDGARRVDEVLAALASRYDAAYVSTIGLDLDYLDDGLHLTARGHRELGDFVAGQLAALAAGAQERTPL; encoded by the coding sequence GTGACCCCGTCCTGGACCGCCCGGCCGCGCCTGCTCGGCGCGCGCCGTCGTACGCGGTTCGTGGCGGCGCTCGTCCTCGCGCTGGTGTCGGTCCTGCTCGTGCTGGACGTCGGCGCGGACGCGAGCGGCAGCGAGGCGGCGCGGTGCGCGCGGTTCGCCGCCGACGCGCTCGACCGCCGCTCGGAGCCGGTGCTCGGGTCGGGTGACCGTGTCGTCGTCATCGGCGACTCCTGGTCCGCGGGACTCGGGCTGGACGACCCCACCGAGGCCTGGACGTCCCGCGTCCCCGGACGCGTGTCGGTCGATGCCTTCTCCGGCTCCGGCTACAGCCGGCTCGCGAGCCCGTGCGCCGGTGCGTGGTTCGCCCGACGCGCGTCCCGCGCCGTCGCCGGAGGCGCCGACCTCGTCGTCGTGGCCGGCGGGCTCAACGACGCCGACCAGCCGGTCGCCGCGCTCCGCTCCGGGTTCGCCCGGGTGATGCGTGCGGTCGAGGGCCCGCGCGTCGTGGTCGTCGGTCCCGCGTCAGCACCCGCCCGCACCGACGGTGCCCGTCGGGTCGACGAGGTCCTCGCGGCGCTCGCCAGCCGCTACGACGCCGCGTACGTGTCGACGATCGGTCTCGACCTCGACTACCTCGACGACGGGCTGCACCTCACGGCCCGAGGTCACCGCGAGCTGGGCGACTTCGTCGCGGGGCAGCTGGCGGCGCTCGCGGCCGGCGCTCAGGAACGGACACCGTTGTAG
- a CDS encoding cupin domain-containing protein: MTSATERLLSASPLSHPLEVDGPDLDDVVAGSPTTAVAELAALGDTRVGIWELTAGVVRDVEADEVFVVLAGDATVRFEDGSTIALRPGVMVRLHAGDRTVWEVRATLRKVYVV, encoded by the coding sequence ATGACGAGCGCCACCGAGCGGCTGCTCTCCGCGTCACCGCTGAGCCACCCCCTCGAGGTCGACGGCCCCGACCTCGACGACGTCGTCGCGGGCTCGCCGACGACCGCAGTCGCCGAGCTCGCCGCGCTCGGCGACACCCGGGTGGGGATCTGGGAGCTCACCGCAGGCGTCGTCCGCGACGTCGAGGCCGACGAGGTGTTCGTCGTCCTGGCCGGCGATGCGACGGTGCGCTTCGAGGACGGCAGCACCATCGCGCTGCGACCCGGGGTGATGGTGCGGCTCCACGCGGGCGACCGGACCGTCTGGGAGGTCCGGGCGACCCTGCGTAAGGTCTACGTGGTCTGA